Below is a genomic region from Capricornis sumatraensis isolate serow.1 chromosome 17, serow.2, whole genome shotgun sequence.
GTGGCTGCCCCCTAGTGGTGACAGGAGGACAGGGCGGACCAGTCAAGGATGTCACCAGGGGGACACCAGATCCCCAGGGGTGAGCCCTCCTCCCGTCACCCAGCCACAGGGGCGCACCCCTGGGCTGTGGTTCCCAGGCACGCTGCAGGCCCTGGGGGAGGACCAGCTGCCGCCACTCTGCACACTGCAGGGGTCTCACGCCCAAAAGGAGCCCTGGGGGGAATCTTAAACCACGGGGTGATTTGGGACAAAGAGGGCTCTGGAGTCAGGCCCCTTGCAGGAATCTGTCCTCGATGGCTGAGCTGTGCAGCCTGCCCACTAAGGagggggccccacctggctcAGCCAGGGATGCCCCGTCCCACCAGCAGCCCAGCTCACCCTGCCACTCTCCACGATCTCCTTCTGCAGGCTGGTGGATGTTGTCACCAGGAGCCGGATGGCCTGCCAAGATCAAGACACAAGTCACCCTTGGGCGGCCCTGCCAGGTACAGAGCCCGCCCAGCCTGGGTCTCAGCCGGCCACTCACCTTCATCAAATCCGTGCAGGAGTTGAGGATcctgggaggagcaggagggacgGGGAACGAGGGAAAAGGGTCTGCACTATGGCCCTGGAAGCCACGGGGAGCCAGGGAGCTTGGCCTGGCCTCGTGGGTGCACAGCAGGTGGGGCCACAGGGCAGGGTGTGCAGTCAGAGGGGCATAACCCACCTCCCCAGATCCAGGAAAACTGAGGAACCCGTCCCGGGGAGACCGGGAGGCACAAGTGGGGCTCACCTCTCATTCACCTCCAGCTTCACCCCAGAGCTGGCATGGCGGGCCTGGTTCATCATGTCCTATACCCGACAACAAGAGCTTTGagtgggctgggaggagggcagcaTGCGACGAAGGGGGACACCGGCGCTGGCCAGCCCCTACCACCCCACCAGCCACAGAGCCTCGGCGGGAGAGCCAGGCCCCAGCCGCCCCTCACCTCTGACCTGCAGAGGCTGGCGGGCCCTCCCGCAGAGGGAGGCGCACCCGGGGCTCCTTGCCCCCGCCCCTGGTCCTCACCTCGATCCTCCGCACCGCATCCTCAATGGCCGCGGATGTGGCCGCCATCTCCTTGTCCACCATAGCCCCGAGCTCCTCCTGACGCACGTCCAGGCTCTTGGGCTTCAGCTCCTGAGGGACAAGGCATCCGCGAGTCAGGCAGAGTGGATGGATTCTGCCCCAGCTGCCCTACAGAGCCTGGGGGCCAGCCTGGGGCAGTGCTCTTTCCCCAACCTGGGCCCCACAGCGGCAGGCCCTGCACGTGAGCCCTTGGCTCAGCCCAAGCTGGAAGGAGATGCGGAGAAACTGGGGACCCAGTTCCACCGCCCTCCTCTGACCCTGGCCCATGCTCCGCTGCCCGCCTCACCTGGCCCAGCTGGAGGATGCCCTGCAGGGGGGTCCGCACCAGGCCAGGCCGGGCCTGCAGCAGGGCCTGTTGTTCCTGCAGCTGCCCCACGAGCTCCAGCGCCCGGGCCCCACACTCCCTGCAGGTGTCAATCAGGCCTGGGGCGGGGGAGAGGGCTGTAAGTGGGGAGCCCTGGACAACCCCGGCCTGGCCTGACGCCACGACCTCTCTGCAGCCACCCCCTTCCCAGGTCCACAAGGACCACGTGTAACGCGCGCCGGGCCCACTTACGGTCAGCAGGGTCGGTGGGGGCCAGGTGGGAGGTGGCGCTGCCGTGGACGATGGTGTCCGCAGTCAGGTGCGAGAACCGGGTCAGCGCCGCCACGAGGCCGGAGGCGTCTGCTTGGGGAGGACGACACACCCTAACGCTGCTGCCTCAGAGCCAGGCCTGGTGCTGCCTCCCCTGCCCAAGAGCCCCAAGGGCCCCAGCAGCCCAGCTCCCAGAGTGCGGTGGGGAGCGGGGCGGGCCCAGGTCACGCAGCTACGAAGCAGCAGAGCAGGAACCAGACCAGGGTCTGTGGGGCCCCAGGCCCAGAGGGTGGGTGGGCTCCAGGGCGTGGCTCCCTGAAGAGGCAGCCCGCAGGCAGCAACGGCCGGTGGGCACCACAGCCTGCggcctctgccccctgccccgccctgtCCTGGGCCCATGCCCGTGGCACTCACCTGCCCTGGAGGTCAGGTACTGGGCgtggcccttctccagggcgctCACCGCGTCCAGGGCGGCCTGGGCCCTGCTCACTAGGTAGTCTGCCAGACAAGGAGGCCGGGTCAGAGGTGGGGCCTGGGCTGAGGCCCCAGCACCCAGCCCACCTCTCTCAGGGTGTGGGGGGGGGAGGGACAGTGGGCAGGCGGGCGGCCCTACCTGGGGAGCTGGTGCAGCGCAGGTGCAGGGGGTCGTCCAGCTTGCCCACCGCATCCTGCAGGATGCGTCTGGCCTCCACGGCAGTAGCCCGGAGCATGGCGAACTGCTCGTCCAGCAGCCTCTGCTGCAGCCCCTGCTCCTGAGACTCCTGGAGGGCGGGGGAAACAGAGGGGTGGCTAAGACCCCCGCCAGGTCAGCTAGCCAGGTGCCCCCTAAGACCCTCGTTGGGGAGGGGGCTCTGGAGACAGGCCCTGCTCCACCCCTCAGTGCCTGGGTGGCTCCTGCCAGAACAGGGCAGCCAGCTCAGTGCTAAGAAGGGCTCCTGTCCCCACGCAGCCATCACACAGGGAGGGCGAGCCCCGCTACCTTCTCCTACCTTGTCCGCCAGCCGCCCCTGCAGCTCGTCCCTCTCCCGGGAGCTGCGCTGCTGCTCCTGGCTCAGCGCCTCCTCCTTCTCCCGAGCCAGACTCTGGGCCGCCAGCAGGTCGGCCTCGCGCTGCCGCACGACCCTGCTCAGCTCGTCCCTGTCCGCACTCAGTGCGTCCAGCCTGGAGCTCAGCTCTGACCCGCTCTGTGAACACCAGGCGTGTGAGTGGGCTTCCAGATGCCTGCCTGCCCTATCCCCACCTGAATTCACAGACAGTTGCTAGGGGCCCACGAGACTGGGGAGGAGGGACTGAGAGCCAAGCGAGGACCAGATCCTGCTTCCCAGCTGCACCCCAAACCAAGGGCCCCTCTGAACCAACCCTGTGCCCCCAGCCGGGGAGGCCCCACACCTGCTCCGTGCGGCTCAGCGCCTCCTGCACGCGCACCAGCTCTCCCGCCTTGGCCTCCAgctccctcttgagcttctccAGCTGGTCACTCTGCTCTTCCAGCTGGACGCGGTGGGACAGGATGTTACAGGGGGCAGTGGAGATGGGGCGTGCTCTGGgcatggtgggggcaggggctccAAGACGTACCTTCATCTCTGACTCCCGCTTCACCTGCTCCACCTGGAAGGCCAGCTGCTCCTTCACCCGCGCCACCTCCTCCTGGCTCTGCTGCGTCACGGTCAGCTGCTTGGCTGTGTCCGCGTTCTGCACGGACAGCCCGGAGGGGCTCGGTTCGGGCTCCGCCGTGCTCAGGgctcccctcccgcccctccgTGTAGGGGCCTACCTTCCTGAGCAGCTCCGCGTGCGTGTTGATGAGCTCGCTGTGCTTTTCCTTCAGCTTGTTGTAGCGGGCCTCCGTAGCGCTGGCCTTCTCTGTGGGGACGGAAGAGGCCGTGGCCATGACCGCCCCAACTCGGGAACAGCTCCCCCCATCTGCCCTACCCCGGCCCTGCCCACATACTCTCGGCCTCCTCGCGCAGCCCCTGGTTCCGCTCGCCCTCCACTTGGGCGGCGCGCAACTGGGCCAGCTCATGGCGGAGCTGCTCGTTGTCCACCAGCGCTTTCTGCTTCTGCTTCCGCTGCTCCTCCAGCTCGGCCTCCAGCGCGTTCACCTGGCCCTTCAGCTGCGCGATGAACCGCTGGGCCTGGGAGGCAGGAGCGGCGCGGGTGTGGGTGTGGGGCCCGCAGGCCGGCCAGCCCTGGGCTCAGCCCCACTGCCCGCGCCCCTCACCTCTAGTTTGATCTTGTCCAGCTCGCTGCGGAGCATCTCCACCTCTCGCTTCAAGGCCTCGATCTGGAGGTCCCTGGGGACAGAGGTCAGCGTGCCCTGACGCTCAAGCTCAGTCACCCAGGGCCCTCGGGGGACTGAGGCACAGCCACCGGTCTTATCTTCAGTGGATTTGGGCATCTCCTGCTTGTGTCCCCCACCCGTGGTCTTTCAGGATCACAGCTCCCTGAAGGCTGCTGGTCCCCATCCCCACCGCCCTGCACTGCATTGGGCTCCCCAGGCCCTCACCTGTCATCCTTCACGGAGCCATTGGGGGGTCCAAAGGTCTGCTCGAAGAGGTCCGCCACCACCTGCCACGGGCAACAATGCTTGCTCGGTGAGCTCCGCCCGGCTCCCCCAGGAGAccgagggaggaggaagggagggggcgCCGCTCACCGCTGGCTCCCCCGCCGGGGGCCCCGTGCTGATCTCAATGAGGTTCTCAGGTTCTTCGTCCTCGGGGGCCTCCTCGGGGATCACCACTACCGGCTTGATGTGCTCGGCCAGCGCCGAGGCCCGCAGGAAGTTGGGGGGTCCCTGCAGAGGCAGTGGGTTAAAGCTGCGGGGCGCTCCCCGCCCCAACAACCAGGAAGCCCCTCCCTCTGCCGACCCCCCAGCCAcacgtcccccccacccccacccccgccaacccCAGCgcagggacagggagggctgCAGCCCCGGCGGCGGCCACTGGAGGGCGCAGGTACCTCGGGCAGCCGGGGGATCTGGATCAGCCGCTTGAAGTAGAGCATGTCCGAGGCTCTGCGGAAGAAGTTCCTGAGGctgcgggagggagggaggcgggaggtcAGGAGCCAGGAACCGGCCCGCAGCCCCGGCGCGCCGCGGCCAGAGCTGAGGAGTCCCGTTCTTGCCATCCTCAACCTCGCCCGGGCCGGTACCTGTGAAACTGCTCGTGGAACCGGTCCCTGTGACCTTGCAGGGTGTCCGCTGGGAGACCTGGGGGGCAGCAAGGTTGAAAGGGGCTTCCTCTCTGCTCACAGCTCTGAGACTTCAAAGGGTTCCCTTCCGGCCCCATCCTTGCTCCTCCCCCTTCTAGAAACCATCGGAGACTAGAGACAAGACCTCCTGCCACCTGGTCGGCTCCCACCCACCATCAGGAGGCCCCAGGGACCCTTGTGAGGGGGTCAGGCTTTCAACTGAGTGAGCGAAGGATGGGCGGAACCTCAACCACAGCCCactgcccgccaggctctgccGGTGCGTCAGGACTGGAGCCTGCCCACGGCTGACGGTGGAACAGCGCACAGACCCTTCTGAACACTAAAGAACCACCACAGGACCCCCCTGGTCTTCCCCAGCAGCACAGGAGAAGCTCCACTGCGGCCTCTGAGGCCAGGCGGTCAAGAGAACTGCAAACATGTAAATCTCTGCAGCTTTCCCTGCTGAatctttgttttggaaaatagtgatttttttttctataacaaATATGTTATTTCTATTAATGGGTAATGGGCTTATTActcattatataaataataaataaatatttataaataataaatgaacatCTTAAAGA
It encodes:
- the HIP1R gene encoding huntingtin-interacting protein 1-related protein isoform X2; its protein translation is MNSIKNVPARVLNRRPGHSLEAEREQFDKTQAISISKAINTQEAPVKEKHARRIILGTHHEKGAFTFWSYAIGLPLPSSAILSWKFCHVLHKVLRDGHPNVLHDCQRYRSNIREIGDLWGHLHDRYGQLVNIYTKLLLTKISFHLKHPQFPAGLEVTDEVLEKAAGTDINNIFQLTVEMFDYMDCELKLSESVFRQLNTAIAVSQMSSGQCRLAPLIQVIQDCSHLYHYTVKLMFKLHSCLPADTLQGHRDRFHEQFHSLRNFFRRASDMLYFKRLIQIPRLPEGPPNFLRASALAEHIKPVVVIPEEAPEDEEPENLIEISTGPPAGEPAVVADLFEQTFGPPNGSVKDDRDLQIEALKREVEMLRSELDKIKLEAQRFIAQLKGQVNALEAELEEQRKQKQKALVDNEQLRHELAQLRAAQVEGERNQGLREEAEKKASATEARYNKLKEKHSELINTHAELLRKNADTAKQLTVTQQSQEEVARVKEQLAFQVEQVKRESEMKLEEQSDQLEKLKRELEAKAGELVRVQEALSRTEQSGSELSSRLDALSADRDELSRVVRQREADLLAAQSLAREKEEALSQEQQRSSRERDELQGRLADKESQEQGLQQRLLDEQFAMLRATAVEARRILQDAVGKLDDPLHLRCTSSPDYLVSRAQAALDAVSALEKGHAQYLTSRADASGLVAALTRFSHLTADTIVHGSATSHLAPTDPADRLIDTCRECGARALELVGQLQEQQALLQARPGLVRTPLQGILQLGQELKPKSLDVRQEELGAMVDKEMAATSAAIEDAVRRIEDMMNQARHASSGVKLEVNERILNSCTDLMKAIRLLVTTSTSLQKEIVESGRGAATQQEFYAKNSRWTEGLISASKAVGWGATQLVESADKVVLHTGKYEELIVCSHEIAASTAQLVAASKVKADKHSPHLSRLQECSRTVNEMAANVVASTKSGQEQVEDRDTMDFSGLSLIKLKKQEMETQVRALELEKTLEVERVRLGELRRQHYLLAGATGAPGEEEPSQPSPAPRSGTKKPPLAQKPSVAPRQDHQLDKKDASYTAQVVN
- the HIP1R gene encoding huntingtin-interacting protein 1-related protein isoform X1, which translates into the protein MNSIKNVPARVLNRRPGHSLEAEREQFDKTQAISISKAINTQEAPVKEKHARRIILGTHHEKGAFTFWSYAIGLPLPSSAILSWKFCHVLHKVLRDGHPNVLHDCQRYRSNIREIGDLWGHLHDRYGQLVNIYTKLLLTKISFHLKHPQFPAGLEVTDEVLEKAAGTDINNIFQLTVEMFDYMDCELKLSESVFRQLNTAIAVSQMSSGQCRLAPLIQVIQDCSHLYHYTVKLMFKLHSCLPADTLQGHRDRFHEQFHSLRNFFRRASDMLYFKRLIQIPRLPEGPPNFLRASALAEHIKPVVVIPEEAPEDEEPENLIEISTGPPAGEPAVVADLFEQTFGPPNGSVKDDRDLQIEALKREVEMLRSELDKIKLEAQRFIAQLKGQVNALEAELEEQRKQKQKALVDNEQLRHELAQLRAAQVEGERNQGLREEAEKKASATEARYNKLKEKHSELINTHAELLRKNADTAKQLTVTQQSQEEVARVKEQLAFQVEQVKRESEMKLEEQSDQLEKLKRELEAKAGELVRVQEALSRTEQSGSELSSRLDALSADRDELSRVVRQREADLLAAQSLAREKEEALSQEQQRSSRERDELQGRLADKESQEQGLQQRLLDEQFAMLRATAVEARRILQDAVGKLDDPLHLRCTSSPDYLVSRAQAALDAVSALEKGHAQYLTSRAADASGLVAALTRFSHLTADTIVHGSATSHLAPTDPADRLIDTCRECGARALELVGQLQEQQALLQARPGLVRTPLQGILQLGQELKPKSLDVRQEELGAMVDKEMAATSAAIEDAVRRIEDMMNQARHASSGVKLEVNERILNSCTDLMKAIRLLVTTSTSLQKEIVESGRGAATQQEFYAKNSRWTEGLISASKAVGWGATQLVESADKVVLHTGKYEELIVCSHEIAASTAQLVAASKVKADKHSPHLSRLQECSRTVNEMAANVVASTKSGQEQVEDRDTMDFSGLSLIKLKKQEMETQVRALELEKTLEVERVRLGELRRQHYLLAGATGAPGEEEPSQPSPAPRSGTKKPPLAQKPSVAPRQDHQLDKKDASYTAQVVN